From the Aquarana catesbeiana isolate 2022-GZ linkage group LG10, ASM4218655v1, whole genome shotgun sequence genome, the window gttatatatagtttactttttcaaattcagttattgtttttttcgaattttatagtttttttcgaatgtggtagaattttttcgaatttgacagtttttttcgaatgtggtagaattttttcgaatttgacagtttttttcgaatgtggtagaatttttttgaatttgatagtttttttcgaatgtggtagaattttttcgaatttgatagttttttttgaatgtggtagaattttttcgaatttgacagtttttttcgaatgtgttagaattttttcgaatttgatagtttttttcgaatacggtcaaattttttcgaattcgaatacgaaacgaaacgaattccgaaaacgaatgtaatgaatgcaacgaatttaactaaacgaattaagttaaataacgaattgaaacgaaactaaactaaacgaatttcgcgactattgcattgcgacaatacacatagaagttcattgataaaaacggcatgggaattccccaaaggggaaccccgaaccaaaaaaaaaaaaaaaatgacgtgggagtccccctaaattccataccaggcccttcaggtctagtatggatattaaggggaaccctggccaaaatttaaaaaaaaatgacgtggggttccccctaaattccataccagacccttcaggtctggtatggattttaaggggaaccccacgccaaaaaaaaaaatggcgtggggtccccccaataatccataccagacccttatctgagcacgcaacctggcaggccgcaggaaaagagggggggacgagagtgcgccacccctcctgaaccgtaccaggccacatgccctcaacattggaagggtgctttggggtagccccccaaaacaccttttccccatgttgatgaggacaaggacctcatccccacaaccctggccggtggttgtgggggtctgcgggcggggggcttatcagaatctggaagccccctttaacaagggaacccccagatcccaccccccccgtgtgaaatggtaagggggtacttacccctaccatttcactaaaaaactgtcaaaaattttaaaaatgacaagagacagtttttgacaattcctttatttaaatgcttcttctttcttctatcttccttcatcttcttcttcttctggttcttctggttcttctggttcttcctccggcgttctcgtccagcatctcttccgcggcgtcttctatcttcttctcctcgggccgctccgcacccatggcatggggggaggctcccgctcttctattctttttttcttctcttcttctcttcttcattttcttctccgggccgctctgcacccatgctggcatggagggtgcggagcggcccgaggagaagaagatagaagacgccgcagaggagatgctggacgagaacaccggaggaagaaccagaagagccagaagaaccagaagaagaagatgaaggaagatagaagaaagaagaagcatttaaataaaggaattgtcaaaaactgtctcttgtcatttttaacatttttgacagttttttagtgaaatggtaggggtaagtacccccttaccatttcacacgggggggcgggatctgggggtccccttgttaatgggggcttccagattccgataagtcccccgcccgcagacccccacaaccaccggccagggttgtggggatgaggcccttgtcctcatcaacatggggacaatgtgtattgtcggcaatgcaatagccgcgagtagttttaaatgtcattttgctgtcagacgggaaacatgcgcccctttacaggcatactatagacaccccccagctacgaaatttaaagggatattacacttttattgtttgactttaagcattattaaaatcactgctcctgaaaaaaacggccgtttttaaaacttttttttgcattgatccatgtcccctggggcaggacccaggtccccaaacactttttatgacaataacttgcctataagcctttaaaattagcacttttgattattcatgttcgtgtcccatagactttaacggtgttcgcgtgttcgaacgaacttttttcctgttcgcatgttctggtgcaaaccgaacagggggggtgttcggctcatcgctaTTCCCCACAGCTTGATGAAtctggtgaagtttcactttgtaaagaataccgaATCACgtgcaatgaaaaagaaaaagaaaaaaaaaagcttttttgcttgcacatgattggataaaggAAGTCAGTATAACTTCACCTcattattcactaagctctggggaaattccTCTTGCAAactaaacagcctatttgcctttagtaaatcaatgtatTGTTTGAATGTACGAAAGATAGAGAACAACCTGATATCCAGAGAGCACCAacccaatatataaaaaaaggaggCATGCAAACAAGATGGGCATTTAGTGGTGGCCTCTGGATATGTACATAGAAATacagaaaaatttttaaaaaattgcagttTATTCATACAAACACATATAAAATAGGAAATACATCCATAGGGCAATGTACAGCTCACATATATAAAATCCACACAGAGAGAAATGAGAAATGATCAGACGTAATGTTGAGCTTGCCTACATGTTTCCCGGTATGCACCGCTTCCACAGGGCTTCAATCTCAATGTCTGGCTGTACATATCTAGTAAGCATAGacaaaataacaatatatatatatatatatatatatatatatatatatatatatatatatacacacacaaacatacatattTATACATCCTATTCCTtgacataaggggaatacaattaaaaaaaaacttgccgACATCCCCTCAGTAATGTGGAAACGGCTGATGTATCAATCAAATATCACATATGCTCTATATTAAAAGATAGCAAAAAAGAGATTATAAAGAAATAGCAAGGGAGAGATCATAGTCACTCTTATATGGTAAATATACTACAGTGGATAGTGTCAGCAAATAGCTGAAAGTGAAACCCAAGCCATAATAGGGCCAAATGGTCCCATACAGTTGAAAATCATAGCCAAATCCATTGTAACTAACCTCGATTTGATTAAGCCATATAGGTAATGACCTGTGACAGTCACTTCTAGTGATGACCAAAATCGAATATCAGGTCTACATTATAGGAAACCAAATCCAAGATTATATCCACAACATAGAAGTAACCACCCCGTATCAAGGTTAATCACAACTAGAGGCCAGTATAATTCTTACCAACGGATAAGTAATCAAGGAAAGAGAGCAAAGCTGCCATAGACAGGTATCCAAATTCCAACCAGGAAGAAAAAGGAGAGTTATATAGATGTCCAGCAGTGTGTCTGGGTCTCCCGAGGACCCGCTCCACCAGTAAGTGATCCCTTAATTAGCCTAGCCCTTAAATAGAGAAAAGTGGCTGGCCGAAAGGAAACTGGGCGGGTCCTCTCTCTATTGGTGAAatcggcagtaaaaaaaaaaaaaaaaagaacatgttgTTTGAGTGCAGAAAGTTACGCGTATGCGCATGTATATGCAGATACATATGTACATTGAAACTCTGGCAgctagaagaggatgaagaagaattttacacTTGTACTGTATATGCTTATATACCTTAACATGCCTGTATGAGTGTATATGCAAGAATACGGGGTGGTGGTGCGATGTTGGTCTAACGAGTaaggtggacccacatcccaaaaatgtcagggagaaatggaaattgcatcctcttatgggactttaaaggggacacctactcgtgagtaatagagtataataaggaGTGTAAAGAATATAAGTTGATTGCAAAGGTAAGGTATTTATTAAGGTATGGATTCAGGTAGATCTAGGGTACAACAAATAAGTTGGCATAGGGTACAGGATACAGGATACAAACATGAAACATGGCAATACAATATGCAGAAgatccacaatcatagaactccggtatgtatgggacacacacacagagagtacccgacgcgtttcgagataaactcttcctcaggggtgtctgattggaatcagcaaacaaggAGGTATGTCATATTGTGTTGCTTGGAAGGCATGTGATACTGTATTGTATCCATCAAAGCACTCAAGTGGAGGGGGGTTGTTTGGGGGGATAAAAACACACCACTGGACTTCAGTCGGTTGCTCGTTCCCAACCACGCCAGGCCCCAAGCCTAGCGGGGCAGCCAAAAGGAGAGCTCCCCAACAAAGGGCACCAAAAAGCCACCGTAGAGTAGAGGGATCCTGAGTAGGCTCCAATCTGGAGGGGGCCAAACAGGGCCTATGCAGGCAGGAGACTGTGGGTCTTGTTGAGGGGGGAGGGTTGGGTCCAACCCGGTGAGCAGATGCAGTGATCCTATATAGTGCCCCGGATAAGGTGCCATCCAATCTCCATGAGGGTTACGGTGCCCCAAGAGGGGGGGTAGATTGGGGGTTAACGGCTGTCTGGGGGACAGTAGAGATGTATGCTCAACCGGGGGGTCCAGGCCAGAGAAGGCAAGGAAAGTCCGACCTTGTAGGTTATGAGGAGCGGCATGCAGCAATGCCGAAGGCCGTGAATGAGTGTATATGCAAGGTGTTTAGGACTTTaggcacacaatggggttgatttattaaaactggagggtgcaaaatctggtgcagctgtgcataatagccaatcagcttctaactacagcttgttcaattaagctttgatttaaataaaaaaaaaaaaaaaagctggaagctgattggtttctatgcagagctgcaccaaattttgcactctctagttttagtaaataaacccaagtgGATTTCTGTCAGGATCGCCAATTTTTTTCTTGCTTTTGCAGTGTTTTAAAGGGATAAAATGTGGTAAAATGTGTATGTattgaaaaaatgcactttttttatttgACCTGATGTACATTTTTAACTCTGTTGTTATCTAACAAACACAgtgacatcagagtccccaaaaTATACTTTAAGCTGTGGATCACGCTCGCAGTGCAATCTGAACGGAAGCCTGACCTTCAACCACGGAAAAGTGAGGACGGGGACTTCGTGTTGTGATATCGATAACTGCACCCCACCCTCCCCTACCTGTAAGTTGCACACAAGTTTGCTGAGCGTTCAGTAAGATGAAGATGATGAAATACTTCTGTGCTTGTAGGACAACCTATCATTAGGGAAATACATTGCCTCTGAAAATAGCACTCCCCAGGCTGTCATGCTGCACCTCTGATCTCAATGCTATGAATCATTGACCTGGAGAAAGTATGCAGcttattattttgttttcttttctgatTTGCTTATCTGTTCCAAGTCAATGCTTCGGAAAGCAATAAAGCCAGACGGCCGGCATAGCAGCCATAGAACTAACATTTTCAAAAAGAGATCAGCAAAAAATTTCTTAAAATACTTTATtgcactaatcatttttttttcaattatatttttaaTTCAAATCTTTTTTATTAACGTTTTCAATGTGAACAATAAAAAAACAGATGTCAATGTACATGTGAATCTCTTTCATAAGGTGTAATACAATGATAGCGTCAAAGGAGATGGTCCAAACTGTTGTAACagagatttactttttttttttatcaacctaTTCTTGATGAGGCAAATCATACCTGATGTAGcatgacaaatatatatatatatatatatatatatatatatatatttttttttttttttttaaccacttgcttaacggacaattctgacacttctcacatatatgtaaaaatatacttttttttgctaaaaaattactcagaacccccaaacattttatatatatatatatttatacagggctcaaaatttcaagtcctaagctactcgccaccaattgccccacccaacccttaccctgccccgcccctaatcacgccatcataaattatctcatgaaatgacactttaatgttttatgcagaattaagttacaaaataaatattaacaacaactttattgcctcgtacacacgagcggactttacggcaaacttggcccggcggacgggatttggtcggacaatttgatcgtgtgtgggctccagcggactttgttttctcaaaagttggacggacttagatttaaaacatgttttaaatctatccatcgaactcgagtccggtcaaaaagtctgctcgtctgtatgctagtccgacggacaaaaagccacgctagggcagctattggctactggctatgaacttccttgttttagtccggtcatacgtcatcacaaacgaattcgacggactttggtggattgtgtgtaggcaagtccgttcattcgaaaagtcAGTCATAAAGTCTGTCAAagccgccgggcaaagtctgccgtaaagtccgctcgtgtgtacgcggcatatcagtttccctcagcacagcctcacctgtgcccatcattgcagccttaccgtgcattgcagcctcaccatgcccaacattgcagcctcaccatgcccaacattgcagcctcacagtgcccccattgcagccttgctgGGGCGGAGGAAGTGAGAGGGCGGCCGGATCATGACGAGTTAGAGGAGAGCCAGGATCGCAGAGCGGTAAAACACGCCGTAACAGCTGACATTGAAACGGTCTCCGCTCTGCTCATCCTcgcacagccccgcctcctcctaaccccgcgcctgtgatagacagaacgcgggtccaatgctgggatgcattctgtctatcacaggcgcggggttaggaggaggcggggctgtgcaAGAATGAGCAGAGCGGAGACCGTTTCAATGTCAGCTGTTACGGCGTGTTTTACCGCTCAGTGATCCCGCGGCTCTCCTCTAACTCCATGGCACTCTTCCACCGGGAGAATGGCTCCCGATCAACTCCACCTGCCGGAGGTGCtcacccccccactcccaggcagcccagctcctcgccagcctcattttccactcgcaaaatgcgagtaggtgaGTGGAGAATTTGAGggcagtttatatatatttttgtagaggtgctatagaataaaatgattttattgcacacaaacacaatataatacccaatttttggtaaaatataaaagatgatgttatgctgagtgaatagatacccaacatgtcacgctttttttaatttttttttttattgtatttttattaaggttttacaaaatttcaaaaataaatcaTGCATAGAAAACATCACTGATGGAAACAAGACCAGAAGTAGAGAACAATGGTTAAAGTAGGTTACAAATCGTTAATAACTATAACAtaaataattttctaaaaaaaaaaaaaaaaaaaaaaaaaaacacaagaaggaAAATAAGTGCAATTGCGACATATGGCTCTATTCTATAAGGAAAATACACCAGGGGTCAAAGTAGAGACATGAGACGGAGGGACAGAAAAGCTTAGGGCTTATATCTCCCACCTGTCTCGTTCAATTGAGACCAGAAGAGGTACCAAACTCTAAGTATTCCTAAAATCACCTTCAGAAGAtggacctgagggggggggggggggggtagtggaaaACCATTGTAATTGAATTGTTCTTTTGGCCGCTAACAAAATAAAAGAAGCAAGCTTATTCATGGACTTTCCATTAAAAGGGAAAGGGAGGCCTAAAAGACAATGTAGCGAATCCAGCAATAAAGAATGTACTTGTTGGATCAGGGACATTaccatagaccagggatatgcaattagcggacctccagctgttgcaaaactaaaagtcccatcatgcctctgcctctgggtgtcatgcttgtggctgtcagagtcttgctatgcatcatgggacttgtagttctgcaacagctggaggtccgctaattgcatatccctgccatagaccaATAAGGCACAATATTCTCACATTTCCAAAAGATATGGAAATGGGTACCTCTAGTTTTACCACAACGCCAGCATAAGGGGGAAAGAGAACGGTCTTGACAATGCAAGACTTCAGGGGTTCTGTACCAGAACATAAGGATTTTGTAAGCCATCTCTGTCTGTGCCACACATCTAGATTGTGTGGAAGTAGATGTCCATATTTTGTTCCAACAAGTGAGAGTGATGGGACATTGAAGAATAGAAGACCATTTACGCATATAGGCATGATggtctgcagaaattggggtggcTTTGTGAAGTAATTTATAGTAATTTGTAAAGGAGTTACCTTTGATCAGCACATGTTAGTAAAAGTAAAAGACAAAAACAAATTGCAGCTACGTAACCCAGTATAAGGCCTTAGGTAAATTTAGTCAGCCTTAATTCACTACTTCTTCTCCTTTTCCCTTTAGCTGATATTTTTCAGttgatttttattctttttattttaactatccataacattttttttttggaatttttttattataagttttatttgtgtttagttatatttttttcttcttgaaAAGTGCCACCAGTGAGCTCACAGAAGAACGGATTGACATGTCCGGCTTGTTTCTCAGAAACCTCTGATTACTGCTACACTAGTGATAAAGTTGAGTGCACCGGAGATGAGATCAAATGTGGCCTTATGGCCAGAAGACTGTCAGGTATTTACCTTAGCCTGGACCTAGAACAAACTGGAAAAAATGGTTATAAATTAAGGGTGGTTATTGACGGGGAGATATCCGCTCACCCAAATGCTCATTTATATTAAAAGAAGAACATTTATCAATTTTAGTATCTCTTTCGTTGTCTCtataaaatatgtgttttttttttgtttttttttatttcatctccAGGAACAGTGACAAAAAACGATTCCCTTCGTGGCTGTGCCACCAGAAGCTATTGTGAAATATTTGGAAACCAGACGACCACTATCCAAGAGTTAAACGTCGATTCGAAGATGTTCTGCAGTGACGGGGCGGTCGACCTCCATGTTGGGCTCTTGGGTTCTATATTTGCCATCTTGCTGACAAAGTTACTTTTTTAGAGTTATTAAAAATGGAGAAGTTTATAAGGCTGATTGATATTAGAATTTTTAGCGCTTGATGTATAGAGAGCTCCTTTGGGGTATTTAATAGGATGGAGTGCCAAATTCTTAGCAATGTCATCATGCACGCTCTTGTGTTGATTTGAAAGACATCAAAGACATTGTCGATGGGCGCACCTAGATGAAGGTTCCACTTTTATCAAATGTGAAAAGTTAGTAGAAGGCAAAGCCTTGTAGGGGAGGAAGTCAGTATGAGTTAAAAAAAAGATTTGCAGCCTTGaacatttttgaattttgaattttgaatgtCCTCTCATTTATGGTCAGAATTAAGTGCAGGTGTAAGAAGACAGCCAAGAGGCTTCCAGAACCCTTTGGCAGTTATGGCATGTCTCAGGAGCTCACATTATCAAttctcatcctaatttcctacttgttattacagtggaaccttggtttacgagtaacgcggttaacgagcattttgaaagacgagcaactttttttttttttaaattctgactcgctTTGTGAGtgctgtctcgcaaaacgagcagaattcaagctaatggggtgtgcagtaccgcatttggccagaggtatgGGGACACTCGGAAGGGTTTGGAGCCATTCaaagccgttcagaaatactcggaaccactcggaaatactcagttcccaagtgtttccgagcttTCCAAagctttccaagttcagccgagctgtcctcgagtatttccgaggctctccggcgccaccccaccacttctggccacatgcggtattgcatgtaatagaagtcaatgcggaacaaattatctttgtttccattgacttctatgaggaaactcattttgatatgcgagtgctttggattacaagcattctcctggcacagattatgctcgtaatccaaggttccactgtagttactTTACTTGTTTACCTAGTTAAATAGTTATTTAAATGTGACACACGCCTTTGATTGCCGcttagaataatattttttttccacattatttatttattgatttctaGCTCAGAACTTAacttaagtttaaccacttcccacccggccgatgtacataaacggccgggtgggcactctctccttctgagtggacgttcaggaacatccctcagaaggagcgggatcacgcgtgcgcgtgcccgcgcagcggcgcgatcccgatacgctcgtgtcacccggacacggcgcatctccgatcggcaggagggctctctaattggccctcctgatcacatgacggtcATGTCCATtgacagccgtcatgtgatgtaaacacagccggttgctaggcgatcagctctcctctcctcacacggaagttgtcgctgaggagaggagaggggatcgctgcagccggctgatgatcagtgagtatgagctgttttttacagctttttactcactgatcaccagtctagtgaccaCACACACATGTCcacacataatgtaaaacacacatgtccccacataatgtaaaacacacatgtccccacataatgtaaaacacacatgttccaaaaacacatgtcctcaaataataaaaaaagctgtcccccccacatatgtcccactaaaatcacatgtcccaatgattatctgtacacatatgtccgtgatcacctgcacacatctgtacatgatcatttgcgtacatatgtccgtgatcacacgaaccaattattatacacttaatgggattttttttatcaaaaacatgtagcagaatacattttggcttaaatttatgacaaaattcgattttattggatttcttttaaaacagaaagaagaaaatattgttttttttccaaatttccgctctttttgcgcttatatcgcaaaaaataaaataaaaaaatggagtcgtgaataaataccaccagaagaaagctctatttgtgcgaacaaaatgataaaaaattaatttgggtacagcgtagcatgactgagtaattgtcattaaaagtgcgagagcgctgaaagctgaaaattggtctgggaagggagggggcgaaagtgcccagtattgaagtggctaTCTAGGCAATAGTTATATCCCATCTTTAGTGGATAGATAGAAAGTAGTAGAAACTCTTCTCACAGGTCATTAACAGGAGTATGGATTCAAAGAGAAATTGATTCTGTTCAATGTTTTGATGGATTCCAGTCCATCTTTGTCAAGGCATttctt encodes:
- the LOC141109942 gene encoding phospholipase A2 inhibitor gamma subunit B-like translates to MKPLGLLLVLFSLTSTGFSISCKSCWHMQGFPCHGLSFPCSSDQVCVASYNLVTTVTSESPKYTLSCGSRSQCNLNGSLTFNHGKVRTGTSCCDIDNCTPPSPTLPPVSSQKNGLTCPACFSETSDYCYTSDKVECTGDEIKCGLMARRLSGTVTKNDSLRGCATRSYCEIFGNQTTTIQELNVDSKMFCSDGAVDLHVGLLGSIFAILLTKLLF